The following coding sequences are from one Triticum dicoccoides isolate Atlit2015 ecotype Zavitan chromosome 4A, WEW_v2.0, whole genome shotgun sequence window:
- the LOC119285772 gene encoding acyl carrier protein 2, mitochondrial-like has protein sequence MAAAAARNLVLRHLRLAAAPASSVALRPAAALQGALSRRRWMSSEDAKGSFLDKDEVTERTIKVVKNFQKIDDPSKVKADAHFKDDLGLDSLDAVEVVMSLEEEFGFEIPDNEADKIDSIKAAVDFIASHPKAK, from the exons atggcggcggcggcggcgaggaaccTGGTGCTGCGACACCTCCGCTTGGCCGCGGCCCCCGCGTCGTCGGTGGCCCTCAGGCCGGCAGCGGCACTGCAGGGGGCCCTGTCGCGGCGGCGGTGGATGTCGTCGGAGGACGCCAAGGGGTCGTTCCTGGACAAGGACGAGGTCACCGAGCGCACCATCAAGGTCGTCAAGAACTTCCAGAAGATCGACGACCCATCCAAG GTGAAAGCAGATGCCCACTTTAAGGATGATCTTGGCCTAGACAGTTTGGATGCAGTAGAGGTTGTGATGTCCTTGGAAGAGGAATTTGGCTTTGAGATACCTGACAATGAAGCTGACAAAATTGACTCCATTAAAGCTGCAGTGGACTTCATCGCCTCGCACCCCAAAGCCAAATAA